A DNA window from Eremothecium cymbalariae DBVPG#7215 chromosome 3, complete sequence contains the following coding sequences:
- the MOB1 gene encoding Mob1p (similar to Ashbya gossypii ADL236W) encodes MSFLQNFHLSPGQTIRSTRGFKWNTPKQQEHGLNNGQVVGVGQQQQQQNGGVGVPGTLLGAHAITSTVGEGGGNHLSPLFSTPQKSTMSQPITDFNYTPSHQKPYLVQSPGTVVTSHKDIKQIVETTLGSEGVLNQAVKLPKGENIDEWIAVHCVDFYNQINMLYGSITEFCSPQTCPRMIATNEYEYLWNVCPANPPVSVPAPKYVEYLMSWCQQQFDNEELFPAKTSVPFKNEFNDKITKPILKRLFRVYAHIYCHHFNEILELNLQTVLNTSFRHFCLFSEEFHILKPSDYGPLLELVEEFKER; translated from the exons ATGTCGTTTCTTCAGAATTT CCATCTGAGTCCAGGTCAGACTATTCGTTCGACAAGGGGGTTTAAGTGGAATACGCCGAAGCAGCAGGAGCATGGCTTGAATAATGGACAGGTAGTTGGTGTtgggcagcagcagcagcagcagaacGGGGGAGTGGGGGTTCCCGGGACGTTATTGGGGGCGCATGCAATCACATCTACTGTGGGTGAGGGCGGCGGGAACCATCTAAGCCCGCTGTTTTCTACCCCCCAGAAGTCGACGATGTCGCAGCCGATTACCGACTTTAACTATACTCCTTCTCACCAGAAGCCGTATTTGGTGCAATCGCCAGGGACTGTTGTTACGTCGCACAAAGATATCAAACAGATAGTTGAGACTACTTTGGGGTCGGAGGGAGTGTTAAATCAAGCAGTGAAGTTACCAAAGGGAGAGAATATCGATGAATGGATTGCGGTGCATTGTGTGGACTTCTACAACCAGATCAACATGCTCTATGGGTCAATTACTGAGTTCTGTTCCCCGCAGACATGTCCCAGAATGATTGCGACTAATGAGTACGAATATCTATGGAATGTGTGTCCAGCAAACCCACCGGTATCTGTACCGGCTCCAAAATATGTAGAATACCTAATGAGTTGGTGCCAACAGCAATTTGATAATGAGGAGTTGTTTCCTGCAAAGACAAGCGTTCCATTCAAAAACGAATTTAATGATAAAATTACAAAGCCAATTTTGAAGAGGCTTTTTAGAGTTTATGCACATATTTACTGCCACCATTTCAATGAAATATTGGAGCTAAATCTGCAGACGGTGCTCAATACCAGTTTTAGACACTTTTGCCTATTTTCAGAGGAGTTTCATATCTTGAAGCCGTCTGACTATGGTCCCTTGCTGGAATtggttgaagaatttaagGAAAGATGA